From the genome of Cydia strobilella chromosome 21, ilCydStro3.1, whole genome shotgun sequence, one region includes:
- the LOC134750996 gene encoding protein phosphatase 1 regulatory subunit 36-like, whose amino-acid sequence MEDDDISISPYEDGSWEWDDATNRLEFKSNINEETQTVPPDRVQASIIVKSLEFADSPDLYELLRFEKRYRRQIKDNGSDVVTLQDIKDVVLFSASAQFITIPIVKILHLPATERFLRALIFYCQYYLQVEETLSFRTLEKRLPSSNSVAYEKELSEDLQDLRFLITKEYSTMILGGDQFDKYHHMGVKKFLSASVRDGIFYETLFRLIIQIVWIALGRRSGKDIEVEISRLFKSDRFNFAEHKYNFRAAKNVKEQLLMSGRCVRRDRLLKTESPLINEIFCHRPIAYRMSGLGVVEYPHLNPRLKYFKRVLILPEEEFQALGITVGILGRSRKLFDPMLKETKQKRQPRIGSLSRKISKVSVSTTSVPTTLFPDIYLPKKSFVQEIGDELPGEIYSPKPIDTVQKMKWLGRVRRRLQRKREFEENLMRKRSILH is encoded by the coding sequence atggaagACGACGATATTTCCATCAGCCCTTACGAGGATGGGTCTTGGGAGTGGGACGATGCTACTAACAGACTCGAGTTTAAAAGCAACATTAATGAAGAGACCCAGACTGTTCCACCAGATCGTGTTCAAGCCTCCATCATAGTGAAATCCTTAGAATTCGCTGATAGTCCCGACTTGTATGAACTTCTTAGATTTGAAAAGCGTTATCGAAGGCAAATTAAGGATAACGGCAGCGACGTAGTGACGCTACAAGACATTAAAGACGTCGTCCTGTTCTCGGCCTCGGCGCAATTCATCACCATACCTATAGTCAAAATACTGCACTTGCCAGCTACTGAACGTTTCCTCAGAGCACTAATATTTTACTGCCAGTACTACTTGCAAGTAGAAGAAACACTGAGTTTCCGAACGTTGGAGAAGAGACTTCCTTCTAGTAACAGCGTTGCATATGAAAAAGAGCTAAGCGAGGACTTACAAGACCTACGCTTTCTCATTACAAAAGAATACAGCACAATGATTTTAGGCGGCGACCAATTCGACAAATACCATCACATGggagtaaaaaaatttttgtccGCATCAGTAAGAGACGGAATTTTCTACGAAACACTTTTCCGTCTAATCATACAGATAGTTTGGATAGCTCTCGGTCGGAGATCTGGAAAGGATATCGAAGTTGAAATCAGTCGACTGTTTAAATCGGATAGATTTAATTTTGCAGAACACAAGTACAACTTCCGAGCTGCTAAAAATGTCAAAGAGCAGTTATTAATGTCGGGGCGATGCGTGCGAAGAGATCGATTACTCAAAACGGAGTCACCTTTGATAAATGAAATTTTTTGTCACCGCCCAATCGCGTACCGCATGTCAGGTTTAGGCGTCGTGGAGTATCCACACTTGAATCCTCGGCTAAAGTATTTTAAGCGCGTCTTGATTTTACCAGAGGAAGAGTTCCAGGCATTAGGAATAACTGTGGGCATCCTCGGCCGTTCCAGAAAACTTTTTGATCCCATGTTGAAGGAAACAAAACAGAAAAGACAACCTAGGATAGGATCGTTATCTAGAAAAATATCTAAAGTGTCAGTCAGTACAACATCCGTCCCTACAACCCTTTTCCCAGACATTTATTTGCCGAAAAAGTCTTTTGTGCAGGAGATTGGAGACGAATTACCTGGTGAAATATACTCTCCGAAACCAATTGACACTGTACAAAAAATGAAATGGCTCGGAAGGGTACGCAGGCGTTTACAGCGAAAACGAGAATTCGAAGAAAATCTCATGAGAAAACGGTCAATTTTACACTGA